cgagggtgaactactccctcctcgtcatggagagcgccgggatgatgaagatggccaccggtgatggatccccccttcggcagggtgccggaacagggtcccggttggtttttggtggctacagaggcttgcggcggcggaactcccgatctaggttatgttctgggggtttctgtatatatataagaggttttggcgtcgagaacaagtcaggggggtctccgggctgtccacgaggtagggggcgcgcccaggggggtgggcgcgcctcccaccctcgtgggcagcccgggactcttctggcccaactcttttactccatggccttcttctggtccaaaaataagctccgtcaagtttcaggtcaattggactccatttggttttccttttctgcgatactcaaaaacaaggaaaaaacagaaactggcagtgggctctaggttaataggttagtcccaaaaatcatgtaaaatggcatataaatgcatataaaacatcctagaaggataatataatagcatgaatacttcataaattctagatacgttggagacgtatcagttactccccactatagaggtagtaacatagaatagtaacatatgcatgttactagtctaagttactcctcaCTATGGGTAGTCTCGAGGGTAATGCCTCGATGTTTGTTAGACCATCCTATTCCTCCATTATCATCGCCTGATGCCTCAGAGAAATGGACCCCGCATGCATCGTCGTATTCCAATCACAAAAGCACAGAAATTTCGCTGTGGACATGTAGTCATCCAAAGGTCTGGATTTGACCTCCTTTGCACACCCCCATGCCACTTGCACGGCGACATAGAAAGTCGTATGGCTAAAGGTGTTTGAACACAAACCCTAAGTACCACTGCCTAACGTGCGCTCGTGTAAGGCATCCAACCAATCTTGATATATCAACTGCGTCATCTTCCTCCTCCATGATACCCAAACACTACAAGAGATCGTCCAGTTTCTTCGCCTGACCAGGTCCCTTCACTCCTACCGCAGCTTCGGTTGTTCTGCGATCACCCAAACCCTCCGCTGCTAGCGGTGATGCATCCATGTCTAACCCCTCTCCACAAGGCAGAGAGGTGCAGACCTAGCGAAACTACTCCGACGTAGGGAGAGGCAGAGGGCCCGTCTCTAGAACAGCTTCTTAGTGGATTCCAGCGGGGGGCAAACTATGAACATCTCCGCTAAGAAAGAAAGCTAGCCTTTGGTTGATTTGAGTTCAGCGGATGGAGCTTCATTAATAGAGGAAGCTCGTTGGGGTCTCAGCATCTTTGGTCTGTATGCATCACAATATGTACTACTCGAACACGTGATCTGAGACCATGTCGAAGAGACACACCCAGGGAAGTATCTGCTGCACCGTGCTCGTGGTCGCGGTGCACCTGGGGATCTCTTTGCGTCAAATAGGCGGGGAGCCGCACATTGAGGGGGCGTCCTGGGTGGGCCGACCCATTGCTCTGGCTACTGTAGCGAGCGGGGGGTTGTATTGAAGCGAACTTCTTGTAGTGAGTAGGAGTTGGTGGCACTGTAGCGAATGTTTTTCCTAGTTTTTCATTGTTTTTTCAAAGGATAAATGTTTTTTAAAatgtgaacatttaaaaaaattgagAATATTTTCTGAAAACAGGAAAACATAAAAAAGATTTTTTATGAAAGCCTGAAGTTTTTAAAAATGTGTAAACATTTTTGAAAACGTGAAAACTTTTCCAAACATGCTGTTTCTAAACGTTTTTTGAGAGGGCATATAAATTTTCAAAATATTGAATTAAAAACTACTTTTTGGAAATTTTAAAAAAATAAGTAAACAAAGATAAAAAGGCAAGAAAAAACACGAAATCAGCATGTAAATAGAAAAcatgaaaaaataaacaaaaaattaTCAGGTTGCCAAAACATATGAAAACCGGATAGAACAAGGATACAAAAACTTTAATCTGTAGAAcgccaaatgggccggcccagtttagTCCTTCTTCCTTCGCTTGTGTGTGAGGAAGGTTGATAGTTTGGCGCACAGAGCGGCAAATAGAATTTTACCCTGTACAAAATCAACATTTAATAGTGCATAATATATTGGGTCTAGATTTGGCCCATTATCTCTGTTGATTAAATATTTGTCATTTTTCATCTTGTTCTAGgttaattttttttaaagaaaactgaGTATAGATTGATATCGTATTAATGTGCTAATTGTTTTCCAGATTTCTTTTGAACATTTAAAAGATGCAATAGTTGTTGGGTGCATACGGTGCACCACAAGCCCCGATGCACGAGATACACTCCCGTTCCATTTATATTTCCTAAGCTATTTATTTGGATCATTTCTGGTATTTGGGCACATATTTTTAAGGCTAATATTTCCCGAACTTTTCTTCTTATCTACTAGTAAGAGGGGTTCTCAGATATGGAACCGGGTCCAGAAAGGCAAAAAGGTGTTCAGTGAGGgagtaagttctgaagtaggcaaTGGTGGGAACATCAATTTTTTGCTAGCCAAATGGATCAACCAAGCACCCATTACTCTAAATACCTATAACCTTTTGTTTTAGCCTCTAACCCAGATATCATTGTCAAAGTTTTTTTAGGGACAATCGTATCAACATTACCTTCCTTCGGACTATGAAGCTTCTGATTGCTCCTCGGTTAAATTGATGTACACAAACTCATCCATAAGCCTCCCATCCATCATTCAAAAACCCTTTGGTTCACAACTGTTCCGTCAAAGATTAGAGCCAACCTTTGGCAATCAGCCCGAGATAGGCTTCATTTTGCTCTTAACCTTCATAAACGCCATGAACCAGGGAAGTTGTGCAGAACTAGAGCTATTCACTCCATCAACGGACAAGATACTTGATCGTGTCAGCTTCTATGTTTTGTGTATTTTCCTCTCTAGACATTTTCTCTTGGAGCTTTGGACCGTAATATTATTACTTATATTTTATTTCTGCTAAACTATATACTATCACCATgtgtggctttattaatttaaaaccAAACGCTTCTTCCGCACGTTTTGTTAAAAAGAGGTGACACACCATTCCATTTTCGTGTCTTACTACCTCCGTCTTGatttattagtcccctttgtattttgtgccaaagtttgaccttaaatttaactaataaaatatgaatgcatgtcataaaaacTAATATAATTAGAAacaatgttcaaatacgaatccaaccatATAATTTTTTATGTCATGCAtttatattttgttagttaaatgtatagtcaaaatttgacacaaaatacaaaggagacttataaaccaggacagaggtagtacaagTGCTGCAAACCAAAGAGATCCTTATTTTAGGACACTAATATTATCAATATTTTATAACTGTTTTTTTTACCAGGAAGGccttcatggctagctttattactCAGATAACACTTACATCATCTATTAAAAATTCAGAGATAAAGCTGGGAGGTGTGTCCAACCACACAGAAGGTGGGTCGACACGTCCCCGCTGAGCTAACACATGCGCTACCATATTGGTTTCTCTATTACAATGCTCAAATAAAACCTTCCTGAATTCCTCCTTAAGACTACGACATTCATCAAGAATGGGGCCGGCCACCATGGACTGGCATGAATTCATGTTGAGGGATTCCACCACAATTAGGTTGTCCATCTGCACCAGGAGTGATGTAACACCAAGATTCGATGCTAGTTTTAGTCCTTCTACTAGAGCCGCTGCCTCCGCTGAAACAATATCCGCCGTGTGCTCTAATTTTGCAGTGGAAGCACCAACAAACGCACCAAGATGATCCCGGGTAACAGCACCACATGCCCCTGAGTGATTCTCCTCTGCAAAGGCTGCATCAACATTCAAAATCAGCTGGCCTAGTAAAGGTTTTCTCCATCTGTTCTCCCGTCAAGCATGTATAAACTTCCTATTAGCCCGAACAAAAATCAGAGTCAGGGCCTGAATAGCAGGACCCGTACGCTCTGCTATTTGGACCTCTTCACTCTTAGTTATTTGGCGCTCTGCTACATGCCTACATAGAAACAATGCACGCGCCACATCCTCCACGCATATTTAACAAAGCGGACACTGACCTGATGTTGCTATGTGTCGGTTTGCTAGAACTCCCATGCATGGGATTGCATTATGCATACACCTCCTGATGAATATTTTCACTTTTCCAGGCATTTGCAGGCTCCAGATCTTCTTCCAGATTGGGTGCGGGGAAGGACCGCCCTGACCGATCAATATTTTATAACATGATTGTGAACGGAACGCGGGAAGCAGGCTATATACCAGAAAGAAGGAAGTGCGGTGTTTTTCCTCACGGATGGGTAACGATGTAGTAGAAATTTAAAGCTAGCTGTTTTTCCAACACATGAAACTAAGTATGTATGCATATATATATTTGAAATGGGCATACGTATACTGTACCCTACGCTGAAAAATAGCACTGGAAAGGAAGTTCCATGCGTTCAAACCCAAAGAAAAGAGGAGAATAGAAAAGGACGGGAAGGAACGGAGCAAGTCATCACTGTTGGAGATGTCACTGTACCGTGTGCCTGTGCACCTGAATCGTTCAACAACACATATGATGCACTTCAAAGCAACGCATGGCGAGAGGCAACCGTACGATCGGTGGAGATGGAGCCAATGCGCAATTGACAGGCCGACGTGACTGCAGCCTCTGCCCGCTGCCCTCTACTGCTTGCTGGTGCGACACCAGGCAGAGTGCGCATGCGAGAGAGCAAATGGATCCATTGCAAGTTCGACACGTGGGCGTCCCTGCTCCGGTGGCAGGCACACGTCACTGGGGCAGCGTGGGCAGAGGAAAAGCCCCCTGCCACGTCAATGTCACCGCCTGACCCGACACCCGTGCTCGTGCTTGCGTTTGTGCTGTGAGTCTGTGACTGCACCTATGCTTTTTACTCACTCATccaccgcaccgcaccgcaccgtaTGCGTACCTGGGATGGATATAAATTAACTAACAAAACATATACTAGTGGTGGTAGtgcatgtgtgcgtgcgtgtgtccCCGGGTACGTACAAGTACGTACTTACTGTTAAAGAAAAGGTGTACGTGCGTATGGGCGACGCAACGTCTCGGTGAGTGACGCAGTGAGTGAGTGAGATGAGACTATGAGACCAGCCATAGCAAGCAAAGGTAGGCAAACCAAAGCTAGGCAAGGCAGGCAAGTACATCTACTGCCACTCCTACTGCCTAGTGTAGTGTACTAGTATATGTACGCCCACGACGATGATGGTGACAACAAAGCCAGCCAAACAcggacgacgacaacaacgatgACACTGGTCTTGGTCGTCTGCTATCTATAGCAGCTGCTGTGCCATACTCCTCCTTACACAAAGCTAGCTTGTACTGCCCACTGTAGCTACCATGTACCCCTTGCATATGGAGCTACCCATATAGACATAGGCTCGTGTACCCGCGACAGCAGCAGCAAATCAATGGCCAATATTGGACGACGCAACAACAGTGACCATACAAAGATTGCACGCCTCCCTCCCTACCTTCACCGGTCGAGCCCTAGATCTGCATGCTAGACCAAACTACCTGTAGCACTGTGTGGTGTCGATCCACTGTAGCAAGTGTATTGCACGCACGAGGATAAATATTTATACACAGCTATCCCTTTCTATATCTGTGGTATGCATGATATATCTACATGAAAAAGGAAATGTGGAGCTTACCatacatacatgcatgcatgcatgcatgcatactcGCGGGTTATTATTGGCCCAGCTCCAGCTCCACCTAGCACGGCACTGCACTGCACTGCAAGGAGCAAAATATGCCGCTGCTTCTCCATATATGGTTCAGACAGAAAAAAAGCGCAGATGCACACATCCATCATTTTTTGGGGCCTCCTCTGCACTGCACTCTGTTTTCTCTTTCCCTTTTGTGGGACACATTGCTAGCTCTCTGATTATTGCTACCTCGAATTTGCTACATTTAGGTGCATGGTTGAAATAGTGCTTCAGATTGAGATGCGCACCCGCCACCACTGTGCATGTGTCTAGCTATATATGCACCAAATTGATGGATGTGTTTTTTTTTTCGGGTGGATGGATGTGTATCTACTAGGAAAACATGTACACCCTCTGATCCATAATATAAGTTATTCTCGTACATTCACAATCAACATATTCTAATTCCTGTTACCACGtaacacatgtggtaagcaatccaaactattCAAATAAATAATAATTCCCATTCCTATTCTCCCAATGCATCAAACAAGAGATCAGAACAATCTAATCTTTTTGATTGAAGGGGTATCATCTAATCTTCACCTTTTATCTGTATTGAAATCCGTAAACTTTTCTAGGCGGGTGTAACAAAGCAAAactctttttttttagaaaagataCATCTTTAGATTCATTATCAAATGAAGTTTCGATACATATAATTTTTGTGGTATATTATACATGTGTTTATTAGTAAAACTGAAGACCTAAAAACTATGCCCGACTTATAAACCCAACCAGAGGGAGTACATCTCATCTATATGTGTGTCCAAGTTTCAAAATTTGAACAAAACTTCTGTTATTCTAGTGGATATCTAAATATTTGTAATATTTAATTATGATCCAAGTTCTAATTAATTACAAACCAAATATAAATAATGTTAAAGCTCGTTAAAAATTAAGTGAATTTCACATACATGAGTACAAAAGGTGGGTCGATTTTATACATATTTGGACATATCGATTTTTGGGTATTTTGGTGACGTCTAAGATTTTGATGTCACCGAAATTTTAAACATTGCACATGAATACATTTATGAGTGAATTCTATTTTTTTTTATCCCACGCTTTCGTATTTTTGACATAAATTACCCAATATTTTTTTCATCGGGATTACTCCATCTAGCGAAAACATTTGTCATCCTTGCCCCATTCCACGATCTATCATGTCAGTCCCAGCCGGCAGGTACATGTGGTGCGGCGCGGCGTAATTTCCGTCCTAATGTTTCCCCCCACATTTGAACAGGCCAAATGGCACAGCCGACACATTTTTTTTCTTCTCACGGGCGTTAGTGGTGCCTACACACATGTTCGCCTTGATGATATCCCTTCTCACATCACGTAGCTACTTGTTCATTGCGCCACGTAGCTACTTGTTCATTGCTTTCACCTCATTTTTCTTCACCGCATTTGCTTTTGGGTGCTACATTACTAGGTATAATGCCTTTGATGCTTCGTCGGGCAAAAGAATCACTAGAGTAGTTATCCGCAACCTAAAATACTTGGAAGGAGTAAAAACTGGTAGAACTTTTGTTAAATGGGGTAATCTGGATGAAAAAAATGTTAAATGGGGTAGTTACTGTCAAAAATAGGAAAGTAGGACGGTGAAAACTGATATTTACTCTTCATTTTTGCACCGGTTATTGATGGTTTTCATATTATATAATTCACTGTCATGACTTTGTAGCCCATACATCTTCGCAACTATTAGGTGTGAGCAAAATGGCACGTACTaggttctcaaaaaaaaaaaaaatggcACGTACCACAACTTCTAGTTTGTGTCTGGTTGATATACTAAGCATGGATTGGTACATGGCACACGACAAGTTAGGCTAGCTTAACTAAATTAACCAGATGGTTATTTTGCTGCAAACAAACTGTCATTGTGACTTGAAAACTGTGGAAAATCTTTTATTTGTGGCGAAGTGTGAGTGTGACATAAATTTTGATCACCTAATATATGTTCGATATGTTTATGTCTAAAAGTCTATCAAATGGCAGAAAACATGttgttttgaaaatttcaaaaatcaCATTAGGAAGTTTCAAAATATTCTGAGAAAAAAATTACACACTGACATATAGATATATACTACATGTGTAAAATTTCTTGAGAAAAAACATTGACACGCGAgctacaaaaagaaaagaaaaaatctttggtttttttagaaaacaGTATATGCACTGGTCACTGTTTTCAAAACCGCAATTTATCGTTTTTGTGTAGCTCGCATGGCAATGTATTTCTCATAAAATAATTCACACATATAATACACGTCCATATATATGTCAAAGTGTAGTTTTTTTTAAATGAAccataaaatgtgattttttttttcTAAGGCTGCACTCGCCAAATGGAGTACATACTAGTGTCCAATTGTGGGATTTATGTATATAGCCGGCCATTGCACTAGACTGTGGGTAGTAGAGGAAGGACTGGAGTCAGCTCGGGGTATGCTGGCTAGCTCGCTGTCGTGGAACAGTGTAGTAAGAGTACCAACGGTGTGCATGGCAGTAGGCCCGATTCCTCCCTAGCTAAAGACTAAAGTCATGTTAAAACTTAAAAGTATTCTCTCTTTTCCTTGCGTTTGCATAAACAAAACTTATATATAAAAGTAAAGTTGCAACGGTCGTACGTGTGTACCTGcaccatggatggatggatggaggaGACGCCTTGCTATAAAGGGAGAGCAACATCATCTATCCATCGACCAAAGCTATGCTATTGCTATTGCTAGCGGTTGTGCTCTGCTCGCGTGCCTAGCTACATTTGACTTGCTTCCATCTCACATCCACCCAACTCAAGGAGGATCTACTATTCCATACTACCAGACtaggtagcagcagcagcagcagtaggatCGTCCATGGATGAGCTGTGGAAGGACATGTCGCTGTGCTCCACCCCGGTGGCGCTACAGTCGTACCACCTCCACTCGCCGGCCGCCCATCCCTACCGCGGCGCCGTGTACCTGCAGGACTACCTCGCCGGCGCCAACTCGGTGCCGCAGCCGCcgcgaacgccgccgccgccgcctcctcacaCGGCGCTCAGCCTCGAGTTCACCAACCTCGGGGGCGCCAACTCGGCCGCCAGCTCCGGCGACGACCCTGTCCACTTTGGATTCTCTCTCTCCGGAGGCAACAACAGTAGGAGGAGACCAGCCGTCCTGCAGCcggcggcggtgggtggcgaccggcggcagcgTCGGATGATCAAGAACCGGGAGTCGGCGGCGCGGTCGCGGGCGCGGAAGCAGGCCTACACCAAcgagctggagctggagctggagcagCTGCGTAGGGAGAACCAGATGCTCATCCAGCGCGAGAAGGACTTCATCAACGTACGTATCTATCCTCTCGATCTGTCGTTGCCATTTAGTTACTGTAGTTTGATTATTATTACGTGCTAGATATTCGAAGCATTACGATGATTGCATACGTATTGCATTGTTGGCTTGCAGGATCGTCAGGCGAAGGCGGCGCAGTTAGCCGTCCCCGACCGCCGGAGCGGTAGGAACACTGCTAGTAGCCTCcagcagaagcagcagcagcaacagaggtGCCGCTCGGCCCCTCCACCATGATTGGCGCGGCGGCCGTGGACTGTAGCAGCAGCAGCTCCATTCCACTTACAATGGATGGATTCTCCAAGCTAGTTAGCTACTCTACTAGATGACTTGACTAGCATTGGGGCTCTCATTATTCACTACGTATGTACTGTGTAAGATTTCTTGCTTAAGCAAGTAGTTAACTACCGTAGCACTTGCTTAGAGTAATATGATGAGTCCCTCTCCGTAATAATATTAAGGGGGGAGATGAATGAATCAATTGAGCTACGTGCGCAAATTTACGGCATTTCTTTCCATCACAAGGCCTTGGCTTGAGTGAGCGAGGTGGCAAGAAGATAGGGGTGTGTTCGGGTGCATGCATACCATGTAGCTTGCTTGCCTGCACGTGGCTGGCTGCATTATTGAAGCAGATTTTCTTTGACGTTTGGTGGCCTGCGTTAGCCACTAGATGTTTTTTTCTCGCATACACTGGACATGATTAAGGGTTAACATCTACCTATGACACAAAAAGTACTCGGCAACAAGCATGCAGCCGTAGGCGAGCGATCCCGTTGACGGCGTGGCGAACCAGTTGCTAGAGTTGTGGCCGCAGGGGAAGTGCGCGCAAAGGGACGAGGAGGGTGTCGTGGCAGAGGACTGGGAGAGAAGTGCAGTATGCGTGTGATGGCAACATTAGTCCAGTAGGCCAAAGGCGAGGGGGGTAGGAGGAACGACGCCGATGGCGACGGCGTTGCTAGCGTTGTGGCCGCAAGGGAAGTGCACGCGAAGGGACGAGGAGGAGGGTGTCGAGGCAGAGGACTGGGAGGAGAAGTGCAGTATGCGTGTGATGGCGACGTTAGTCCAGTAGGCCACGGGCGAGGGGGCGAGAGGAACGACGccgatggcgatggcgacggcgggaaTGACATGGTTTCCATGCGGCAAGGTTGACGAATAAGAGTGAGAACAGAAAGTAGTCACTTTGAATTTCTAAACCATAACATGAACACTTTAGTACAGTTTAACAGGGAGATACACATATACTCGTCTACGACCGTTGAAACAAAAAACGTACAACACGAAAGTCGTGTGAAACAGCGAGATAAAGCTACCAGCCAGAGGAAATTCCAAACGATCCACCATGTGCGACTAATTTGGCAAAATTCATTCAAAATAGTTTCAAACATGAACACACAATTGAACATTTACAAGATAAATCTACTGGTCAAAGGAAATTCCAAATGGTCGACCATGTGCGACAAATTTGACAAACTCGTTCAAAATAGCTCCAAACATAAACACGGAATTGAACATTTACAGTGAACGAAACTACGAACCGATCATCTTAATGAAACGGCAACATCGATGTGCATCGTTTTTCATGTAGACCTTATCACAAATCCAAGCATTGTTGTATAGATTAAAATAGTCTAATAAATAAAGAAGATTAGAAGTTAACCCAACAAATCACGATGCAACCTCATGTACACCAAGTACCATGCCGCACCAGGTTGACTGGCTCAAGCTACCCATGTACGCTGTTTTGCATCGCTCGGCCTGGCTCATGAAAAATAGCCGAATCGATCgttcctaacaggtctacaggagGGATGCTTTAAACATCATGCGAACTAAAATTTGGTTGTGAGGCAGGCTACCAAACAGTCCAAAGTTGCATCACGCGGGCTTGATTGGACCTAACTCAGGCAAACAAACACGTCATAGATGAATGACAAATGCATGCAAGATAAGATGATTTCTGGAGGGCCTTGTCACGGCAGACAT
This region of Triticum aestivum cultivar Chinese Spring chromosome 2D, IWGSC CS RefSeq v2.1, whole genome shotgun sequence genomic DNA includes:
- the LOC123050257 gene encoding bZIP transcription factor 27; translated protein: MDELWKDMSLCSTPVALQSYHLHSPAAHPYRGAVYLQDYLAGANSVPQPPRTPPPPPPHTALSLEFTNLGGANSAASSGDDPVHFGFSLSGGNNSRRRPAVLQPAAVGGDRRQRRMIKNRESAARSRARKQAYTNELELELEQLRRENQMLIQREKDFINDRQAKAAQLAVPDRRSGRNTASSLQQKQQQQQRCRSAPPP